The proteins below come from a single Limnobaculum xujianqingii genomic window:
- a CDS encoding DUF2770 family protein — protein MKEKKDLMSRIIDTVMNNIREHMMIYIIIWIIVLLLDIYYIWFYE, from the coding sequence GTGAAAGAAAAGAAAGATCTGATGTCGCGCATTATTGATACAGTAATGAATAATATCCGGGAGCATATGATGATTTATATCATCATTTGGATCATTGTTCTGTTGCTGGATATTTATTACATCTGGTTTTACGAGTAA
- the fumC gene encoding class II fumarate hydratase encodes MVAMRTEKDSMGPIEVPESSLWGAQTQRSLEHFRISQEKMPKALIHALAQVKRAAATVNMQLGLLDEKKGQAIISAADEVLADKHSNEFPLSIWQTGSGTQTNMNMNEVLANRASEILGGKRGNDRLVHPNDDVNKSQSSNDVFPTGMHVAAVIAVRSHLLPELKALHQVLAGKSEAFHDIVKIGRTHLQDATPLTLGQEISGWAAMLSYNIKHIENSIPHLSELALGGTAVGTGLNTHPEYAVRVAKELASLTGQPFVTSPNKFEALATCDALVHSHGALKGLAASLMKIANDVRWLASGPRCGIGEIAIPENEPGSSIMPGKVNPTQCEALTMLCAQVMGNDVAINIGGASGNFELNVYRPMIIDNFLQSVRLLADGMNSFNEHCAIGIEPNRKRISQLLNESLMLVTALNTHIGYDKAAEIAKKAHKEDLTLKASALKLGYLTEAQFDEWVKPEDMVGSMKK; translated from the coding sequence ATGGTTGCTATGCGTACAGAAAAAGATTCAATGGGCCCGATTGAAGTACCTGAAAGCAGCCTGTGGGGCGCACAAACCCAGCGTTCACTGGAGCATTTCCGTATCTCTCAGGAGAAAATGCCCAAGGCGTTAATTCATGCTTTAGCCCAGGTGAAACGTGCGGCTGCTACGGTAAATATGCAATTAGGGTTGCTGGATGAGAAGAAAGGCCAGGCCATTATCAGTGCTGCCGATGAAGTGTTGGCTGATAAACATAGTAATGAGTTTCCTCTTTCTATCTGGCAAACCGGTTCCGGTACTCAAACCAACATGAACATGAACGAAGTTCTTGCCAATCGCGCCAGTGAAATACTGGGCGGTAAGCGGGGTAACGATCGTTTAGTGCATCCTAATGATGATGTAAATAAAAGCCAGAGCTCTAACGACGTATTTCCAACCGGTATGCACGTTGCGGCAGTGATTGCAGTACGCAGCCATTTATTACCGGAACTGAAAGCATTACATCAAGTTTTGGCCGGTAAATCCGAAGCATTTCACGATATTGTCAAAATTGGCCGAACACATTTACAGGATGCCACGCCGCTAACGCTGGGACAGGAGATTTCAGGCTGGGCAGCCATGTTGTCATATAACATCAAACACATTGAAAATTCGATACCACATCTCAGTGAACTGGCTTTAGGTGGCACGGCCGTGGGGACCGGACTGAATACTCATCCGGAATACGCCGTTCGGGTAGCTAAAGAACTGGCTTCGTTAACCGGACAACCATTTGTTACTTCACCAAATAAATTTGAAGCACTGGCAACTTGTGATGCGCTTGTTCATTCTCATGGTGCATTGAAAGGGCTTGCCGCATCGTTAATGAAAATTGCTAACGATGTACGCTGGTTGGCCTCTGGCCCTCGTTGTGGTATTGGTGAAATCGCCATTCCGGAAAATGAACCGGGCAGTTCGATTATGCCGGGCAAAGTTAATCCAACTCAGTGTGAAGCTCTTACCATGCTGTGTGCTCAGGTAATGGGCAACGATGTGGCCATTAATATTGGTGGGGCATCCGGTAACTTTGAGCTAAACGTGTATCGCCCGATGATTATTGATAACTTCCTGCAGTCTGTTCGTCTGCTGGCGGATGGCATGAACAGCTTCAATGAACATTGTGCGATTGGCATTGAACCCAACAGAAAGCGCATATCTCAATTACTGAATGAATCGCTGATGCTGGTAACAGCGCTTAACACCCATATAGGTTATGACAAAGCGGCTGAAATTGCGAAAAAGGCCCATAAAGAAGATCTTACCCTGAAAGCATCAGCGCTGAAGTTAGGTTATCTGACAGAAGCTCAGTTTGACGAGTGGGTCAAACCAGAGGATATGGTTGGCAGTATGAAGAAATAA
- a CDS encoding MFS transporter, translating into MSRSRSPFIVRGTTDFMKVTAAMFSAGLATFALLYCVQPILPILSQDFGISPASSSLSLSVSTAMLAVGLLFTGPISDAVGRKPVMVVALMLAATLTIASSLTTSWHGILIMRALVGLALSGVAAVAMTYLSEEIDPMFVAFAMGLYISGNSIGGMSGRLISGVMTDLFSWRITLGSIGCIALIAAIVFWRILPPSSHFRASSLRPRTLLINFHLHWHDRGLPLLFAEGFLLMGSFVTLFNYIGYRLMEPPYNISQAFIGLLSLVYLTGTLSSPKAGSLSVKYGRGPVFICSVALMLLGLCISLFSSIWLIFIGMLIFTPGFFAAHSIASSWIGHRAKRAKGQASALYLFFYYVGSSIAGTLGGFFWHNYGWTGLVIFLAGMLLCALFIGRYLARLPEASAKPKSR; encoded by the coding sequence ATGTCGCGTTCCCGTTCTCCTTTTATTGTCAGAGGAACCACTGATTTTATGAAGGTAACGGCGGCAATGTTTTCAGCTGGTCTGGCTACCTTTGCCTTGCTTTATTGTGTTCAACCTATTTTGCCCATACTCTCCCAAGATTTTGGTATTTCACCTGCCAGCAGTAGCTTATCGTTGTCGGTTTCAACTGCCATGCTAGCAGTAGGTTTGTTGTTCACCGGTCCGATTTCTGATGCTGTAGGTCGTAAACCGGTGATGGTTGTTGCGTTAATGCTGGCAGCAACGCTAACCATTGCCAGCTCATTAACCACCAGTTGGCACGGTATTTTGATCATGCGGGCACTGGTTGGCCTGGCATTAAGCGGTGTAGCCGCGGTTGCAATGACCTATCTTAGCGAAGAAATTGACCCAATGTTTGTCGCTTTCGCTATGGGTTTGTATATCAGCGGTAATTCGATTGGTGGTATGAGTGGACGGCTTATCAGCGGCGTAATGACCGACTTGTTTTCATGGCGTATTACGCTGGGTAGCATCGGCTGTATTGCCCTGATCGCTGCGATTGTTTTTTGGCGGATATTACCCCCTTCAAGTCATTTTCGCGCCTCCTCCCTGCGCCCGCGAACCTTATTAATAAACTTTCACTTACACTGGCACGATCGTGGTCTGCCTCTGCTATTTGCAGAGGGGTTTTTATTAATGGGCTCCTTTGTTACGTTATTTAACTACATCGGCTATCGCCTGATGGAGCCTCCTTACAATATTAGCCAGGCATTTATTGGCCTGCTGTCACTGGTTTACCTGACCGGTACGCTTAGCTCCCCTAAAGCAGGCTCATTGAGCGTGAAGTATGGTCGTGGTCCGGTATTTATCTGTTCTGTCGCACTGATGTTATTAGGGTTATGCATTAGCCTGTTTTCATCAATCTGGCTTATCTTTATTGGTATGTTGATCTTTACCCCTGGTTTTTTTGCCGCACATTCGATTGCCAGCAGTTGGATTGGCCATCGGGCTAAGCGGGCCAAAGGTCAGGCATCAGCTCTGTATCTATTTTTCTATTATGTAGGTTCCAGCATTGCGGGGACCTTAGGTGGATTTTTCTGGCATAACTATGGCTGGACTGGCTTAGTTATATTTCTTGCCGGAATGTTACTTTGTGCCCTGTTTATTGGGCGTTATCTTGCTCGTTTGCCGGAAGCATCAGCAAAACCCAAAAGCCGCTAA
- a CDS encoding MATE family efflux transporter yields the protein MQKYTREARNLLVLAIPVIAAQFSQTAMGVVDTIMAGDVSATDMAAVAVGTSIWLPAILFGQGLLMALTPVVAQLNGAGRRKEIAHQVTQSVWMALFISLFLIVLLYNSHYIIEHMQNIDEKLADITIRYLRAIMWGAPGYLLFQVYRSQCDGLSKTKPSMVIGFIGLLVNIPVNYVMIHGKLGFPAMGGVGCGIATASVYWVMFIGLKLYVRSARSQKDIVQYSTFEKPYMPTLKRLFNLGLPVALALFFEVTLFAVVALLVSPLGVVSVAGHQIALNFSSLVFVIPLALGVATSIRVGFKLGQKKVDEARVASYTGLIMGLSLASITALFTVVFRHQIALLYNDTPAVVMMATHLMLLAAVYQCSDSIQVIGSGILRGYKDTRSIFYITFTAYWIVGLPVGYCLGLTDLLVPAMGPAGFWIGFIVGLSASAVLMMLRMRWLQKQPVELILARAQR from the coding sequence GTGCAGAAGTATACCCGTGAAGCGCGTAATCTGCTGGTTTTAGCTATTCCAGTTATTGCAGCCCAATTCTCCCAAACCGCTATGGGTGTAGTTGACACCATCATGGCCGGAGACGTTAGTGCAACTGATATGGCCGCGGTAGCTGTTGGCACTTCCATTTGGTTACCCGCCATTTTATTTGGACAAGGGTTGTTAATGGCATTGACGCCGGTAGTGGCGCAATTGAACGGTGCCGGGCGCAGAAAAGAAATTGCTCATCAGGTAACACAATCCGTCTGGATGGCGTTGTTCATATCGTTGTTTCTTATCGTGCTGTTGTATAACAGTCACTATATTATCGAGCATATGCAAAATATCGATGAGAAGCTGGCGGATATCACCATTCGCTATCTGCGCGCTATTATGTGGGGAGCTCCCGGTTATTTGCTGTTTCAGGTCTATCGCAGTCAGTGTGACGGATTATCAAAAACTAAACCCAGCATGGTGATTGGATTTATTGGCTTACTGGTCAATATTCCCGTTAACTATGTGATGATTCACGGCAAGCTGGGTTTTCCCGCAATGGGTGGTGTAGGCTGTGGTATTGCTACCGCATCGGTATATTGGGTGATGTTTATTGGCCTCAAGCTATACGTACGTTCTGCCCGTTCTCAAAAAGATATTGTTCAATACAGTACTTTTGAGAAACCCTATATGCCCACCCTCAAACGTTTGTTTAACCTTGGTTTACCGGTAGCTCTGGCGCTATTTTTTGAGGTTACTCTGTTTGCTGTCGTGGCATTACTGGTTTCACCATTAGGCGTCGTTTCTGTCGCAGGACACCAGATAGCGCTTAACTTTAGTAGTCTGGTTTTCGTTATTCCGCTGGCGTTGGGTGTAGCAACCTCAATTCGGGTTGGCTTTAAGCTGGGGCAGAAGAAAGTTGATGAGGCCAGAGTGGCTTCTTATACCGGATTGATAATGGGCTTAAGTCTGGCCTCTATCACTGCCCTGTTTACCGTAGTTTTCCGCCATCAAATAGCATTACTGTATAACGATACTCCTGCGGTAGTGATGATGGCGACCCATTTGATGTTACTGGCAGCAGTGTATCAATGTTCCGACTCTATTCAGGTGATTGGTAGTGGAATTCTGCGCGGTTATAAAGATACCCGCTCTATCTTCTATATTACTTTTACTGCCTACTGGATTGTAGGATTACCCGTTGGTTATTGTCTGGGGTTAACCGATTTGTTGGTTCCGGCAATGGGACCAGCCGGTTTCTGGATTGGATTTATTGTTGGTTTGAGTGCTTCTGCAGTGCTAATGATGCTACGTATGCGTTGGCTACAAAAACAACCTGTCGAGCTTATTCTGGCCCGCGCTCAGCGTTAA
- a CDS encoding LPP leucine zipper domain-containing protein — protein sequence MNRTKVVLGAVILGATLLAGCAKSTDTSTNSKLTQLISDVAALRSDVQVAKDEAARANQRLDNMTRSYKK from the coding sequence ATGAACCGTACTAAAGTGGTACTGGGTGCTGTAATTTTAGGTGCTACTCTGTTAGCTGGCTGTGCGAAAAGCACTGACACTTCAACTAACAGCAAGCTGACTCAACTGATCAGCGATGTTGCTGCTTTACGTTCTGATGTACAAGTTGCTAAAGATGAAGCAGCTCGTGCTAACCAACGTTTAGACAACATGACTCGTTCTTACAAGAAATAA
- a CDS encoding riboflavin synthase subunit alpha, with protein sequence MFTGIVQGTAPVVEIEEKANFRVHKMKFPAELLPGLETGASVSHNGCCLTVTEVNDDIVSFDLMKETLRVTNLGALSVGSNVNLERAAKFGDEIGGHLMSGHVMCQAEIMKILISENNRQIWFKMPEDLMKYVLNKGFIGIDGISLTIGEVVKSRFCVYLIPETLERTTLGKKRLGDTVNIEIDPQTQAVVDTVERVLASKN encoded by the coding sequence ATGTTTACCGGAATTGTTCAGGGTACTGCTCCTGTTGTTGAAATCGAAGAAAAAGCTAATTTCCGCGTCCATAAAATGAAATTTCCTGCTGAGCTGTTGCCTGGGCTGGAGACGGGGGCATCCGTTTCACATAACGGCTGTTGTTTAACGGTAACGGAAGTGAATGACGATATCGTCAGTTTTGACTTAATGAAAGAGACGTTACGAGTAACCAATCTGGGGGCGCTTTCTGTTGGTTCTAATGTCAATCTGGAACGGGCAGCTAAATTCGGTGATGAAATTGGTGGACACTTAATGTCTGGCCATGTCATGTGTCAGGCAGAGATCATGAAAATTCTGATTTCAGAGAATAATCGTCAAATCTGGTTCAAAATGCCGGAAGACCTGATGAAGTATGTGCTGAATAAAGGATTCATTGGTATTGATGGCATCAGCCTGACGATTGGTGAAGTAGTGAAGAGTCGTTTCTGCGTATATCTGATACCGGAAACGTTGGAACGCACTACGTTGGGCAAGAAACGTTTAGGTGACACGGTAAATATTGAGATTGACCCGCAAACTCAGGCGGTTGTTGATACCGTTGAGCGTGTTCTCGCCAGTAAAAATTAA
- the aegA gene encoding formate-dependent uric acid utilization protein AegA, whose product MNRFVIADAKACIGCRVCEVACVMTHNQGKHPEVPELYFPRIKVIKTASIKTAVTCRHCEDAPCVQVCPSAALTHGDNCIQLDKSKCIGCKTCVLACPFGAIGMVEESVTFADGGPNRTTAHKCDLCADDAESPACVANCPTKALKVFSQEYLLEQQQQKLRHAALREDPMGATRGVQQVENDTVNKLAGKVIIPRSDAIKVDLPLRKTEFVEIYKRFTPEQVENQGDRCITCGDHAFCEWTCPLHNRIPHWISLAKQGRIIEAAELSHQTSSLPEICGRVCPQDRLCEGSCTLHSLGGVTVGNIERYITDTAFEMGWKPDLSHVQSLGKRVAIVGAGPAGLACADILARNGVDAVVFDRHPEIGGMLTFGIPSFKLDKEVMVHRREIFTGMGIEFHLNTEIGKDIAFDSLLNDYDAVFVGVGTYQSMRAGLDNEDAPGVYDALPFLIANTKKVMHLPELKEEPYINLSGKRVVVLGGGDTAMDCLRTSIRQGATEVTCAYRRDEANMPGSKKEVKNAREEGVEFMFNVQPVSLELDEDGHVSGVKLVRTEMGEPDAEGRRRPKVIQGSEFIQPADAVIKAFGFRPHAMPWLAEMGVELDSYGVIVAPHLNHFACQTSNPKVFAGGDVVRGADLVVTAIADGRKAAKSIVSFLTEGDRPELLLNKVS is encoded by the coding sequence ATGAACCGCTTTGTCATAGCCGATGCAAAAGCCTGTATCGGATGTCGTGTCTGTGAAGTTGCCTGTGTCATGACTCATAATCAGGGTAAACACCCTGAGGTTCCTGAGCTCTATTTCCCTCGCATTAAAGTTATCAAAACTGCCAGCATCAAAACCGCTGTCACCTGTCGACACTGCGAAGATGCCCCTTGTGTTCAGGTGTGTCCGAGTGCGGCATTAACTCATGGTGATAACTGCATTCAATTGGATAAATCCAAATGTATCGGCTGTAAAACTTGCGTTTTAGCCTGCCCATTTGGCGCAATTGGCATGGTTGAAGAAAGCGTAACCTTTGCTGATGGTGGCCCAAACCGCACTACCGCCCATAAATGTGACCTGTGTGCCGATGATGCAGAAAGCCCGGCTTGTGTAGCCAATTGCCCAACCAAAGCATTAAAAGTATTCAGTCAGGAATATTTGCTTGAGCAACAGCAGCAAAAACTCCGCCATGCGGCACTGCGTGAAGATCCAATGGGTGCAACACGAGGTGTTCAACAGGTAGAAAATGACACGGTAAATAAGCTGGCTGGAAAAGTCATTATTCCGCGTAGTGATGCGATTAAAGTCGATTTGCCATTGCGAAAAACTGAGTTTGTTGAGATCTACAAACGTTTCACTCCTGAGCAGGTTGAAAATCAGGGAGACCGCTGCATTACCTGTGGCGACCATGCATTTTGTGAGTGGACTTGCCCACTGCATAACCGTATACCTCACTGGATCTCTTTAGCGAAGCAAGGCCGTATCATTGAAGCTGCCGAACTTTCTCATCAAACCAGTAGCCTGCCGGAAATTTGCGGCCGAGTTTGTCCACAGGATCGCCTGTGCGAAGGCAGCTGTACTTTGCATAGTTTAGGTGGCGTTACGGTAGGAAATATTGAACGTTACATTACGGACACTGCCTTTGAGATGGGTTGGAAACCCGATCTGTCTCATGTGCAATCATTAGGTAAGAGAGTGGCTATCGTTGGCGCTGGCCCAGCTGGTTTGGCCTGTGCCGATATTCTGGCTCGCAATGGTGTTGATGCGGTGGTGTTCGATCGCCATCCAGAAATTGGCGGAATGCTAACCTTTGGTATCCCCTCATTTAAGCTGGATAAAGAGGTGATGGTTCATCGCCGTGAAATCTTTACCGGTATGGGCATTGAGTTCCATTTGAATACTGAAATTGGTAAAGATATTGCCTTTGATTCTCTGCTTAATGACTATGACGCAGTTTTTGTTGGCGTGGGTACCTATCAATCCATGCGCGCAGGATTGGACAATGAAGACGCGCCTGGGGTTTATGATGCCCTGCCGTTCCTGATTGCCAACACTAAAAAAGTGATGCATCTGCCAGAGCTAAAAGAAGAGCCTTATATTAATCTGTCCGGAAAGCGTGTTGTGGTTCTGGGTGGTGGCGATACCGCAATGGACTGTTTACGCACCTCCATTCGCCAGGGCGCGACGGAAGTAACCTGTGCTTATCGCCGTGATGAAGCCAATATGCCAGGCTCCAAAAAAGAAGTGAAAAATGCCCGTGAAGAAGGCGTTGAATTTATGTTCAACGTACAACCGGTATCCCTTGAACTGGATGAAGATGGTCATGTTAGCGGCGTAAAACTGGTCAGAACAGAAATGGGTGAACCAGATGCCGAAGGTCGCCGTCGTCCGAAAGTGATTCAGGGTTCTGAGTTTATACAACCTGCTGATGCCGTCATCAAAGCCTTTGGTTTCCGCCCTCACGCCATGCCATGGCTGGCAGAGATGGGAGTAGAACTCGATAGCTATGGTGTTATTGTGGCACCACATCTGAATCATTTCGCCTGTCAAACCAGCAATCCAAAAGTATTTGCCGGTGGCGATGTGGTCAGAGGCGCAGATTTAGTGGTAACCGCTATTGCTGATGGACGTAAAGCAGCCAAAAGCATTGTGAGTTTCTTAACTGAAGGCGATCGGCCTGAATTGCTGTTGAATAAAGTATCCTGA
- the pykF gene encoding pyruvate kinase PykF, with product MKKTKIVCTIGPKTESEEVLGKLLNAGMNVMRLNFSHGDYNEHGQRISNLRTVLARTGQKAAILLDTKGPEIRTMKLEGGNDAPLVAGQTFTFTTDQSVVGNNERVAVTYTGFAEDLKVGNTVLVDDGLIGMEVIEVRAKEVVCKVLNSGDLGENKGINLPNVSIQLPALSEKDKKDLVFGCEQNVDFVAASFIRKRSDVLDIREHLKAHGGEHIQIISKIENQEGLNNFDEILEASDGIMVARGDLGVEIPVEEVIFAQKMMIEKCNQARKVVITATQMLDSMIKNPRPTRAEAGDVANAILDGTDAVMLSGESAKGKYPLESVTIMATICERTDCVMPCRVDKLTSSGKLRITEAVCRGAVETSEKLDAVLIVVATQGGKSAKAIRKYFPTAPILALTTNETTARQLVLTKGVTAQVVKEIASTDDFYRIGKEMALTSGLAQKNDVIVMVSGALVASGTTNTASVHIL from the coding sequence ATGAAAAAGACTAAAATTGTATGTACCATCGGTCCAAAAACTGAATCAGAAGAAGTTTTGGGTAAGCTGCTGAATGCAGGTATGAATGTAATGCGTTTGAACTTTTCTCATGGTGATTATAATGAGCACGGACAACGTATTTCTAATCTGCGCACGGTACTGGCCAGAACCGGTCAAAAAGCGGCTATCCTGCTGGATACCAAAGGTCCGGAAATCCGTACCATGAAACTGGAAGGCGGTAATGATGCCCCTCTGGTTGCTGGTCAAACCTTCACCTTTACTACCGACCAAAGCGTTGTTGGTAACAATGAACGTGTTGCTGTGACCTATACTGGTTTTGCAGAAGACCTGAAAGTGGGTAATACCGTACTGGTTGACGATGGTTTGATTGGTATGGAAGTGATCGAAGTTCGCGCCAAAGAAGTTGTGTGTAAAGTACTGAACAGTGGCGATCTGGGTGAAAACAAAGGTATCAACCTGCCAAACGTCTCTATTCAACTGCCAGCGCTATCAGAAAAAGATAAAAAAGATCTGGTATTTGGTTGTGAGCAAAATGTTGATTTTGTTGCTGCTTCTTTTATCCGTAAGCGTTCAGACGTACTGGACATCCGTGAGCATTTAAAAGCACACGGTGGTGAACATATCCAAATCATCTCCAAAATTGAAAACCAGGAAGGCCTGAACAACTTCGACGAAATTCTCGAAGCATCAGACGGTATCATGGTTGCTCGTGGTGACCTTGGTGTTGAAATCCCGGTTGAAGAAGTTATCTTCGCCCAAAAAATGATGATTGAGAAATGTAACCAGGCTCGTAAAGTGGTTATCACCGCAACACAAATGCTGGACTCAATGATCAAAAACCCTCGCCCTACTCGTGCTGAAGCCGGTGATGTTGCTAACGCCATCCTGGACGGTACTGACGCGGTTATGCTGTCGGGTGAAAGTGCTAAGGGTAAATATCCACTGGAATCCGTTACTATCATGGCCACCATTTGCGAACGTACCGATTGTGTGATGCCATGTCGCGTAGACAAACTGACCTCTTCCGGTAAATTACGTATTACTGAAGCCGTATGTCGTGGCGCAGTAGAAACTTCAGAGAAGCTGGATGCAGTACTGATTGTTGTAGCTACCCAAGGTGGTAAATCAGCTAAAGCTATCCGTAAATACTTCCCTACTGCACCAATTCTGGCGTTAACTACCAACGAAACCACGGCTCGTCAGTTAGTTCTGACTAAAGGTGTGACTGCGCAAGTAGTTAAAGAAATCGCCTCCACTGATGATTTCTACCGTATTGGTAAAGAAATGGCGTTAACCAGCGGATTAGCGCAAAAGAATGATGTTATCGTAATGGTATCTGGTGCACTGGTTGCCAGTGGTACAACAAATACTGCTTCCGTACATATTCTTTAA
- a CDS encoding YdgA family protein, with protein sequence MKKSIVAVGVLIVLGGAWVGGAWYTGKMIQDQVNKSIVDAQTYIDKNAPEYQAKLSVADYQRGIFSSTINYQFEMVDQTNEQGPQKDSVTIHQEVSHGPFPLAKFSLIPKLAYSKTELVKQDSLNELFEMAGGKSPLTVDILTSYSGSSDLKLVLEPLTGKDSNTFKFSGLTVDGVAKVLKGEEAVTLTSSPFELNDEGRIVSYDTAKIDVTQNKAQEYQATASVGKFTIAETDADQLVMNGLTIKSNGKIGKFDLGVGVSDIELKNVTYTVKQQPKLTIDNLLISSNAQETDKFVNQVVDTTIGQMSIEGKIIGSGSLKLKLDQFDGKALQYLNQNSNQLTYLFLGIPAEESAEQAGNMMMNNLMAFLDANPVISIAPFVWKNDKGESQIDMSLTMMKPDPQNMAMEDMSQLLMSSIKSFSSNSKLSIPMLNEQVKINHEISDGLSAEEAQAQATESVQQMVSLGLAQKMISKLDDNTITSSFNYADGVIDLNGQKMPAEQFINLFMMSGME encoded by the coding sequence ATGAAAAAATCGATAGTTGCAGTTGGTGTATTAATCGTACTGGGTGGCGCTTGGGTTGGTGGTGCGTGGTATACAGGGAAAATGATTCAGGATCAGGTCAATAAATCCATTGTTGATGCCCAAACCTACATTGACAAAAATGCACCTGAATATCAGGCAAAGCTTTCTGTTGCTGATTATCAACGTGGTATTTTCTCCTCTACCATTAATTATCAGTTTGAAATGGTTGATCAAACCAACGAACAAGGCCCACAGAAAGATAGCGTAACCATTCATCAGGAAGTCAGCCATGGTCCATTCCCGCTGGCAAAATTCAGCCTGATTCCTAAACTGGCTTACTCAAAAACCGAACTGGTTAAACAAGACTCTCTGAATGAGCTGTTTGAAATGGCGGGCGGAAAGTCCCCTCTCACGGTTGATATCTTAACATCCTATAGCGGCAGTTCTGACCTGAAGTTGGTGTTAGAGCCGTTAACAGGAAAAGATTCTAATACTTTTAAATTCAGTGGATTAACTGTTGATGGTGTTGCCAAAGTCCTGAAGGGTGAAGAAGCGGTTACCCTGACCAGTTCTCCATTTGAACTGAATGATGAAGGACGCATTGTGTCATACGATACAGCCAAGATTGATGTTACTCAGAATAAAGCTCAGGAGTACCAGGCAACGGCCAGCGTAGGTAAATTTACCATTGCTGAGACTGATGCAGATCAGCTGGTTATGAATGGTCTGACAATAAAAAGCAACGGTAAAATCGGTAAGTTCGATCTTGGTGTAGGCGTCAGCGATATTGAACTGAAAAATGTTACCTATACCGTTAAGCAGCAGCCAAAGTTGACTATTGATAATCTTTTAATTTCCAGTAATGCACAGGAAACTGATAAATTTGTTAACCAGGTGGTTGATACCACTATAGGTCAAATGAGCATTGAAGGAAAAATCATTGGTTCTGGTAGCCTGAAACTCAAACTGGATCAATTTGACGGTAAAGCTCTGCAATACCTGAATCAAAACTCAAACCAACTGACCTACCTGTTCCTTGGTATACCTGCTGAAGAGTCTGCCGAACAGGCAGGTAATATGATGATGAATAACCTGATGGCTTTCCTGGACGCTAATCCGGTAATCAGCATCGCGCCTTTTGTCTGGAAAAATGATAAAGGCGAAAGTCAGATTGATATGTCTCTGACTATGATGAAACCCGATCCGCAAAATATGGCAATGGAAGATATGTCTCAGCTACTGATGAGCTCAATTAAATCATTCAGCAGTAACAGTAAACTCTCCATCCCTATGCTGAACGAGCAAGTCAAAATTAACCATGAGATATCTGATGGTCTTTCTGCTGAAGAAGCACAAGCGCAGGCAACAGAATCTGTTCAACAAATGGTCAGCCTTGGTTTAGCACAGAAGATGATCAGCAAGCTGGATGACAACACCATTACCAGCAGTTTTAACTATGCTGACGGTGTAATTGATCTGAATGGACAAAAAATGCCGGCAGAGCAGTTCATCAATTTGTTTATGATGTCTGGTATGGAATAG